Within the Halorhabdus rudnickae genome, the region AAGTAGCCGAAGGCGTCGAGTCGCTGCCGGCCATGGACGTGACAGCCTCGGGCTACGGGGCGGGGGATCACGACACCGACGACCGGGCGAACGTCCTCCGGGTACTCGTCGGTGAGACGACCGGCGACCTCCGTCGCGAGGCGATCACGGTCCTGGAGACGAACGTCGACGACGCGACGCCGGAAGTGCTGGGCGGCCTCCAGGAGACCCTCGTCGAGGCTGGCGCGCGGGACGTCTCGATCGTCCCCGCGACGATGAAGAAGGCCCGGCCCGGTCACCTGATCAAGGTCGTGGTCAAACCCGAAGATGCCGATCGCGTGGCCCGACGGCTGGCCGAAGAGACCGGCACGCTGGGCGTTCGTGAACACGGGGCTGGGCATCGCTGGATCGCAGACCGGGAGACTCGTACTGTCAAGATCGAAGTCGAGGGCGAATCCTACCACGTCGACGTGAAGGTCGCAACCGACCGCGATGGCGCGTGGCTGGACGCCAGCGCCGAATACGAGGATGCCCTGGCGATCGCCCGGGAGACCGATCATCCCGTCCGCAAAATCATCGAGCGGGCCGAGCGGGCACTCGGCGAATAGGCGACTGCGACGGTCACTCCTCGCTACCACGGTGTTGGGCCAACGCTTCTTCGATGCTCAACTCGCCGGCCGCGACCCGACGGGCCAGCCGTTCGTCGATCGCCCGGTTGTCGGCCCCGGCCTCACGCGAGCGGTCCTTGATACGCTGGAGCTCGCCAGCGGTTGGCTCGATGTCGATCGAATCGACGCGCTTGCCCTCGATCCGGGCGATGTTGACCGCTGCGAGGACGTCGCCCATCCCCCGGGCACCCGTGCCGAGGTAGGGGGTCGTCCCGGTCTCGTCGACGACTTCGACGGGGACATCTGCCAGGTCGTCGACGATCCGTGAACCGACCAGCCGCGCGCCATCGCCGATCCGGACCAGCGGGTCGGTCGCCCCCTCGATCTCCCGGCGCACCACATCACCCACCTGTGCCGCAGGGACCTGGAAGGCCCCGATCACCACGTCGCCAGCGAGCACCGCGATCCCCGGCTTCTCGCCAGGGTCGACGCCGACGATCACCTGCCCTTCCCCGCCCCGCAGAGTCGCGAGCAGGTCCTCGACGGCCCGGCGAGGTTCGGCTGGATCGGCTTCGACGACTGTCACGTCTTCGAGTCCGTCGATCGAGTCCTCTGGACCCACGACGACCGCCTCGGTCCGCTCGGGGAGTGGGTCGTCGGGTTCGATCGTCGTGAACGTCACGCCGCGGTCGCGTAGCTCCGTGACCACACCGTGGTACAGCTCGAAGTCCGCGGTGGCGACGACGATCACTGATTGTGGTTATGTGGCCCGGGAAATAAAGCCGCCGCGAACCCGCAGCACTCGTTGGGTTGTCCACTTTGTCCTGTGCACCCGTCGAGGCCGAACCTCGTTCGGCCTCGCGGCTCGTACTCAGCGCTTGCGCGTTCGGGAGCCTCCGGGCGGTGCAACGGGAAACCGGCGGTTGCACATCCTTAATGGACCGGCGGCGTGAAGGGCCGACGATGACCGACGACAGCGCGGCGGCGCTACTCGAGCACCTCGATCTCGGGGAGTACGAGTCGACGGCGCTGACGCAGTTGCTCACGCTCGGGCGGACGACGGCGCCGAACCTCGCCGAAGCGACGGGGATCCCGCGGGCCCGGATCTACGACGTTCTCGGGACGCTCGCAAACGTCGGATACGTCAAAGAAATTCCCGGGCGACCGAAGGAGTACGAGGCCAGACATCCCGAGGAGATCGTCGATCGGGCGATCGAGAACCGCCGACAGTCCTTCGAGTCCTTCCGGACCGACGTCGAGTCGGCCCGGACGGAGTTCCTCGCGCAGTTCGGGCCACTGTACGAGCGCGCCAACGAGGACGTCACGCCGACCGAGGACCTCTTTCACGTGGTGGACGTCGGCGAGCCGAGCGAGACAGAGACCCGAACGCTCTATCGGAGTGCCGACCGCGAGATCGAAGTCCTGACCAAGTCCTTCGAGTACTTCGAGTCGATCCGGCCGGCCTTCGCCGACGCCGACGAGCGCGGCGTCTCGATCCGCGTTCTCCTGCTCGATCCGTCACACCTCTCGGATCACAATCGTTCGATCCAGACCGATGTCGTCGAAACACTCAACACGGAGTTCCCGGACGTCGAACTGCGCTTCAGCAACGAACGCCTCCCGTGGCGCGGAACGATCGTCGATCCGAGCATGGACTACGAGACGGGAAAGGCGATCGTCCTGGTCGAAGAGAAAGACATCCCGCTGTCGATGCGACAGGCCGCCGTCACCGAGAACGGGTCGTTCGTCGCCGGACTTGGCCGGTACTTCGAGTTGATCTGGGCACACGAGAGTTCGCCTGTCGAGTGACACGCTCAATTCGACTTGAGCGGCCTCCGAGCGGGACGCTGTAGACCGCACAGAGTGACTGGTTCGTCGCTTTCGAGGTGAGAAGCGCTAACGAGCTCGAATTGGTCGATACCGACAGTGGACTGCCTACTCAATCAGTCCAGGTGACGGTCGAGACGGTCACGGACCGTCGCCTCGATCGAGTGGCGAACCTCCCAGCCGAGCGTCTCACGGGCGGCTGCGGTGTCGACACTGAACTCCGAGACGAGCGTCTCGTCTCCGGCTCGGGGATTCTCGACCAGTTCGACGTCGGCGTCGATACCGTACTCCCCGGCGATGGACTGGATCCGCTCGGCGACGGTCATGACGCTCGGATCCTCGTCGCTGGCGATCTCGTATCGTTCGACACCAGTCTCACCCGCCGCGAGTTGTTCGGCGAGGCGTTCGGCGCTCCGGACGTACGCCCGGGCGACGTCCTTGACGTGGATGTAGTTGCGCGCTTGAGTGCCTGGTTCGTAGACGGTCAGCGGTTCGTCGGCGAAAAGTCGACCCAGGAAGAAGTTGATGACCGTCCCCTTCGAGACGGTTCGGTCCCCGACCTCGTGGCTGCCATAGAGGTTCGACTTCAGGAACAGGTGAGCCGGGAACGCACCGTCGGCGTAGGTCTCGACGGCCTGTTCGCCGAGCACTTTCGTCCGGCCGTACCAGTTCATCGGATCGCGGGGCTGCTCGGCGGTGATCGGGAACGAGTCGGGATCCCCCAGCACGGTCATGCTGAACGGGAACACCATCGCCGCACCGGTCGTCCGGCAGAACCACGCGACGTTGTTCGTCCCGACGACGTTGGTCTCGTAGGTGAGATCAGGATTGTCCGCTGCATCGTCGACGCCGCTGATGGCTGCCAGGTGCATCACGATGTCGGCACCCGCGAGGGCGTCTGCGAGGCGGTCGCGATCCCGGACGTCGACGTGTTCGACGGTAACGTCACCGATCTCACGGACGTCGCCGAGATAGAAGTTGTCGATCGCCGTCAGTTCCCAGTCGGGGTGGGCGTGCTGTAAGCGATCGACCACGCGCGAGCCGATGAAGCCCGCCGCGCCAGTGACGGCGATCGAAAGCGGGTCGTCGGAATTGGAGCCATTACCTGTCATGTATCGATTTCCTGTCGTTCGCGGAGAACGGCTGCGAGGTCGCGGATGCCCTCCCGGAGGGTCCACTCGGTCTCGAAGCCGGTCTCGTCGAGGCGATCGAAGTTAACGTGATAGGAGGGGCCGGGATGTTCGTCCTCGAGGTAGGTCACGTCCACGGGGGCGACCTCCTCGCTGACGATCTCGGCGATCTCGCTGATGCGATAGTTGTCGGCGTCGCTACCGACGTTGTAGACCGGTTGGGGCCACGATCCGGGGTCGCGGGCGGCGTGGTCGAACGCACGGGCAGCGTCCCGGACGTGGATGAACGGCCGCCAGTTCGAGCCGTCGCCATAGACCGTCAGGGGTCGGCCGGTCAACGCCCGGAAGACGAAGTGATTGACCACGAGGTTGAACCGTACCCCCGGGGCGTGGCCGTAGTTCGTACTCATCCGGAGGGCGGTCGCGTTCGCGCCGGTCTCGTCGGCAAACTCGGCGACGACCGTCTCGGCCTGCACTTTCGCCTCGGCATACGGGTTCAACGGATCGGGCTCGGTGTCCTCGTCAATATCGGTGGTCGCTGTGCGGCCGTAGTTGTTACACGACGAAGCGAAGACAAGGTTCTCGACGTCGAGTTTCCGGGCCGCATTGACGACGTTCTCCGTCCCCTCGCGATTGACCGCCATCGTCTCTTCGCGGCGATCGTGGGTACTCGCCGCACCGGTGATCGCCGCGAGGTGGATCACGGTGTCGATACCGCGCATAGCGTTCTCGACGTCACCGTACTCCCGGACGTCGCCGCGCCGGAACTGGAGATCGCCATCGACGCGGGCTTCCAGGAGATGTCGGGGCGAGCCGCTCGCAAGCGAGTCGAGCACGACGATCCGGCTGACGTCGTCGGCGTCGGCGAGTTGCGGGAGGAGGGCGCTACCGATGTAGCCCATCCCGCCCGTTACGAGGACGTCCATGACCGACAGATCACTCCTCGTCCGCAGTCAGCACGCCGGGGAGGAACCGATCCTCGTGGGCCGTGATCCGATCCTCGTACCCGAGGAGGGTGTCCAAGATCGACCGGACTCCCGCCTCGAATGTCGTTCCCTGGCCGTCGATGAGGGCGGCGTAGCGGTCGTTCTCGATCTCCATCTGGTGAGTCTCGTCCTCGTCCCGGGGGTTCTCGTAGTGTTCGACCGCGACGTCGAGATCGAACTCACCGGCGACGTCGGCGATGGTCTCGGCAACTTCGACGATGGAGATGGCCCGGGTGACCTGGTTGTAGACGACGTGATCGGCCGGTCGATCCTCGGGATCACCGAGGGCCAGTCGTGCCAGCCCTTCGACAGCGTCCTCCATGGCGATGAAGGGCTTGCGCTGCTCGCCCTTGCCGTAGACGGTCATCGGATAGCCCGCGACGGCCTGAGCGGCAAAGCGGTGGGCGACGACGCCGAAGTAATAATCGAAGTCAAAGCGCGTCGCGAGTCGCGGATCGGCCTCGGTCTCCTCGGTTCCCGTGCCGTAGGTGATCGCCGTCCGCACGTCGCTGATAGGGATGTCGAACTGCGAGTGCGCGAGGCGCATGTTCGCCGCGTCGTGTGATTTAGAGTTCCCACACCAGACCGGGTTCCCATCACGGCGAACCAGAATAATTCCACCATCGACCGTGCAGCAATACACGGAACCATCGTACTGTTCACGACCAAACGCGTCGCCACCCTGGTTCGTCTGTACACACCAAGACGGACTGATAGCCACCCGGTACTCGCGTTTCGTTTGATAGTTGTCTTGGTCGCTTCGGTCGAGATGGTGGATCGTCGCACCGTATCCGAGTTTAAGTGCGATTTCCTGTACGTCGTCAGCCAGCCTTTCGTTTGACGTGTAGAACGTCCACCCACGACCGTTTTCGCTTCCGTCACCCTCGATGAGAGCTTCGAGAAGTACTTCCAGACGATCACGCGACAGATTCCGCATCCACTCGGGGATACGTTTGTCGTCCTTGAACTGCCGCAGATAGGTCGCTAACTGGTGGTCAGAGAGCTCGACGTATTCCTGCTTGTGATCAACGTGATGGCGGACCTTTTCTCGGTCAAATCCAATTTCCTCGAACAACTCAGCCAGATGTTCGCCCTCCGATTGATAGAGTCGGACGTTACTCGTCTGTCCGGCCTTGCCAACGGTACCTTCCGTCACCCACCAGCCGAAGAAACGGAGCCACGCGTCGATTTCAATTTCGCGCTGCTGCAGTCTGATGACTTTCGCGTGGTTAACCTCACGATCACACCCGGGGAGTTCGAAAGATTCGAGATCAGTACCGTTCCAATCCGGGAACGACGTGAAAATGCACGGATGCTGGTACTCGTCACCGAGTCGGTCAGCTTCGACGACTTCCCGTCGATCCTCGAAGGTTTCGTGACCACCCTGCGCCCAACTTGTCCCGATAAGCATCCGGTGATTTGGCGTCACCCGCAAGTCGACACGGCGGTTGGAAACGGTCACCATCTCGCCGGAGTAATCGTACGCTTGGACGTCGGTGGGCGTCGTCCACCTCGTCTCGCCTGTATCGACATCCATCGACATAACCTCGTCCTGTGCGGTCAGGTCGGGGAAACGTTTCCACCCTTCCTTCGTTAGAATCTCCGTCTCGTCGTCGTAACATTGGTGATACCAGCTGCCCGCCATCGCCGGGAACGGCACCTCGTCGTCCTCGCCCTGGTTTTCCATCGTCGCGCCGCCCTCCGGGATCGGGAATTCGGGGGCGCCGTAGACGCCGGTCGTGGTCGTCTCGATGAAGTGGGTGTCCGTCAGATCGTGTTCCTCAAGTCCCCACAGCAGGTTCCGGGTGGCCTGCATGTTGTTGTGCTGGGTGTAGTTGGCCCGCTCGCCGTTGATCTGCGAATAGGGGGCGGAGGGCTGGGCGGCCGTATGGAC harbors:
- a CDS encoding NAD-dependent epimerase/dehydratase family protein, with the protein product MTGNGSNSDDPLSIAVTGAAGFIGSRVVDRLQHAHPDWELTAIDNFYLGDVREIGDVTVEHVDVRDRDRLADALAGADIVMHLAAISGVDDAADNPDLTYETNVVGTNNVAWFCRTTGAAMVFPFSMTVLGDPDSFPITAEQPRDPMNWYGRTKVLGEQAVETYADGAFPAHLFLKSNLYGSHEVGDRTVSKGTVINFFLGRLFADEPLTVYEPGTQARNYIHVKDVARAYVRSAERLAEQLAAGETGVERYEIASDEDPSVMTVAERIQSIAGEYGIDADVELVENPRAGDETLVSEFSVDTAAARETLGWEVRHSIEATVRDRLDRHLD
- a CDS encoding NAD-dependent epimerase/dehydratase family protein; this encodes MDVLVTGGMGYIGSALLPQLADADDVSRIVVLDSLASGSPRHLLEARVDGDLQFRRGDVREYGDVENAMRGIDTVIHLAAITGAASTHDRREETMAVNREGTENVVNAARKLDVENLVFASSCNNYGRTATTDIDEDTEPDPLNPYAEAKVQAETVVAEFADETGANATALRMSTNYGHAPGVRFNLVVNHFVFRALTGRPLTVYGDGSNWRPFIHVRDAARAFDHAARDPGSWPQPVYNVGSDADNYRISEIAEIVSEEVAPVDVTYLEDEHPGPSYHVNFDRLDETGFETEWTLREGIRDLAAVLRERQEIDT
- a CDS encoding TrmB family transcriptional regulator, which gives rise to MTDDSAAALLEHLDLGEYESTALTQLLTLGRTTAPNLAEATGIPRARIYDVLGTLANVGYVKEIPGRPKEYEARHPEEIVDRAIENRRQSFESFRTDVESARTEFLAQFGPLYERANEDVTPTEDLFHVVDVGEPSETETRTLYRSADREIEVLTKSFEYFESIRPAFADADERGVSIRVLLLDPSHLSDHNRSIQTDVVETLNTEFPDVELRFSNERLPWRGTIVDPSMDYETGKAIVLVEEKDIPLSMRQAAVTENGSFVAGLGRYFELIWAHESSPVE